In Populus trichocarpa isolate Nisqually-1 chromosome 7, P.trichocarpa_v4.1, whole genome shotgun sequence, the following proteins share a genomic window:
- the LOC7469566 gene encoding transcription activator GLK1, producing the protein MLAVSPLRNTPATKDESQEQMESYSTIFNGEFPDFSEGSLLESIDFDDLFVSIDDEDVLPNLEMDPEILAEFSVSGSGGEESDVNTSVSNEKVEDSIHRKDEEDKFSGLDSSLSTRGEEIVSKRDESVVVNPVPNKDGEKGRKSAAHAKNNNNQGKRKVKVDWTPELHRRFVQAVEQLGVDKAVPSRILELMGIDCLTRHNIASHLQKYRSHRKHLLAREAEAANWSQRRQMYGAAAASGGGKRDISAWHALTMGFPPITHPMHHHFRPLHVWGHPSMGQSPMHMWPKHLAHSPSPSPPRPLPPPPTWHPPPPPPPDPSYWHHHPHQRVPNGLTPGTPCFPQPLATRFPAPPVPGIPPHAMYKVDPGIGLLTGQPGPSPLFDFHPSKESVDAVIGDVLSKPWLPLPLGLKAPATDSVLVELQKQGVPKIPPTRA; encoded by the exons ATGCTAGCTGTATCACCCTTGAGAAACACACCAGCCACCAAGGATGAGAGCCAAGAACAAATGGAGAGTTATTCTACCATTTTCAATGGAGAGTTCCCTGACTTCTCCGAAGGGAGCTTGCTCGAAAGTATCGATTTCGATGATCTTTTTGTTAgtattgatgatgaagatgtgTTACCAAATTTGGAGATGGATCCTGAAATCCTTGCTGAATTCTCTGTTAGTGGTAGCGGAGGTGAGGAATCGGATGTAAACACATCGGTATCAAATGAGAAAGTGGAGGATAGTATTCATAGAAAAGATGAGGAAGATAAGTTTTCAGGTTTGGACTCGAGTTTGAGCACTAGAGGAGAGGAGATAGTGAGTAAGAGAGACGAGTCCGTGGTTGTTAATCCGGTGCCTAACAAAGATGGTGAGAAGGGAAGAAAATCAGCAGCTCATGCCaagaacaacaataatcaaGGGAAGAGGAAAGTGAAG GTGGATTGGACACCAGAGCTGCACAGGAGGTTCGTGCAAGCAGTGGAGCAGCTAGGGGTGGATAAGGCAGTGCCTTCGAGGATTTTAGAACTCATGGGAATTGACTGTCTCACTCGCCATAATATTGCTAGCCATCTTCAA AAATATCGATCACACCGGAAACATTTGCTAGCGCGCGAGGCTGAGGCAGCAAACTGGAGCCAAAGACGGCAAATGTATGGAGCCGCGGCAGCCAGTGGAGGTGGCAAGAGAGACATTAGCGCATGGCATGCACTCACCATGGGGTTCCCTCCCATAACTCACCCCATGCACCACCACTTTAGACCGTTACATGTATGGGGACATCCTTCCATGGGCCAATCCCCAATGCATATGTGGCCTAAACATCTAGCTCATTCACCTTCACCTTCACCGCCTCGGCCGCTGCCGCCACCACCTACATGgcacccaccaccaccaccaccaccagatCCTTCGTATTGGCACCACCACCCTCACCAAAGG GTTCCGAATGGACTAACCCCAGGGACACCTTGCTTTCCACAGCCACTGGCAACT AGATTTCCTGCACCACCTGTCCCCGGCATCCCGCCCCATGCCATGTACAAAGTAGACCCCGGCATCGGCCTCCTAACCGGACAGCCAGGCCCCAGCCCTCTCTTTGACTTTCATCCG TCAAAAGAGAGTGTAGACGCAGTTATTGGAGATGTTTTATCAAAGCCATGGCTGCCACTTCCTCTGGGACTTAAAGCTCCAGCTACTGATAGTGTGCTGGTGGAGCTGCAAAAGCAAGGAGTTCCGAAGATACCACCAACTCGTGCTTGA
- the LOC7459967 gene encoding uncharacterized protein LOC7459967 isoform X1: protein MASSGKHLFFFCLLVTFSSIQARESMFFSKFTRHYSITKENGKKGPITILAVPIQAPTPAPAPSPASLLDVPEPAPAPVFGESEKGHGLFGEGSGMFPPKETSTTTTTYADENELLNEELDGVTSDQKYENSNYNNNGYTSTYNNNGYERSNYNNKNNNNGYKLGSARYETGNQNNNGYTNKYYNNGYKLAGESYEAGSQKSENGYSNNYNNNGYTNKYYNNGYKLPGESYEVGNQNSENGYTNTYNNNGNTNNYNNEGYTNKYYNNGYKLAGESQEAGNQNSENGYSNNGNTNNYNNKGYTNKYYNNGYKLAGESYEAGNQNSDNGYTRYETERQGMSDTRFMEGGKYYYNAKNENYYPANKYESGKVSTQNQGSYGNDENPNEFNTMEEYKSQEGYEESQEESLP, encoded by the exons ATGGCTTCTTCGGGTAAGCAtctatttttcttctgtttGCTAGTGACGTTTTCCTCTATCCAGGCTAGAGAGAGCATGTTCTTTAGCAAGTTCACGAGACACTATAGCATCACAAAAGAGAATGGTAAGAAAGGGCCCATCACCATTTTGGCAGTACCAATTCAAGCACCtacaccagcaccagcaccatcACCAGCATCGTTACTAGATGTTCCAGAACCAGCACCAGCACCGGTGTTCGGCGAGAGTGAAAAGGGCCATGGCCTTTTCGGTGAGGGCTCAGGAATGTTCCCTCCTAAGGAGActtcaaccaccaccaccacttatGCTGATGAAAATGAGCTTTTGAACGAAGAACTTGATGGTGTAACCTCTGACCAGAAGTATGAAAACAGCAACTACAACAACAATGGCTATACTAGCACTTACAACAATAATGGTTACGAGAGGAGCAACTacaacaacaagaacaacaacaatGGCTACAAACTTGGTAGTGCTAGATATGAGACAGGTAATCAAAACAACAACGGCTACACCAACAAGTACTACAATAATGGCTACAAACTAGCTGGTGAAAGCTATGAAGCAG GCAGTCAGAAAAGTGAGAATGGCTACAGCAACAACTACAACAACAACGGCTACACCAACAAGTACTACAATAATGGCTACAAGCTGCCTGGTGAAAGCTATGAAGTAGGCAACCAGAATAGTGAGAATGGCTACACCAACACCTACAACAACAATGGCAACACAAACAACTACAACAACGAAGGCTACACCAACAAGTACTACAATAATGGCTACAAACTAGCTGGTGAAAGCCAGGAAGCAGGCAATCAGAACAGTGAGAATGGTTACAGCAACAATGGCAACACAAACAACTACAACAACAAAGGCTACACCAACAAGTACTACAATAATGGCTACAAACTAGCTGGTGAAAGCTATGAAGCAGGCAATCAGAATAGTGACAATGGCTACACCCGCTATGAGACTGAGAGACAAGGGATGAGTGACACCAGATTTATGGAGGGTGGAAAGTACTATTACAACGCGAAGAATGAGAATTATTATCCTGCTAATAAGTACGAGTCAGGGAAGGTAAGCACTCAAAATCAAGGTTCTTATGGAAATGATGAGAACCCTAACGAATTCAACACCATGGAAGAGTATAAGAGCCAGGAGGGGTATGAGGAAAGCCAAGAGGAGTCTTTGCCTTGA
- the LOC7459967 gene encoding uncharacterized protein LOC7459967 isoform X3 encodes MASSGKHLFFFCLLVTFSSIQARESMFFSKFTRHYSITKENGKKGPITILAVPIQAPTPAPAPSPASLLDVPEPAPAPVFGESEKGHGLFGEGSGMFPPKETSTTTTTYADENELLNEELDGVTSDQKYENSNYNNNGYTSTYNNNGYERSNYNNKNNNNGYKLGSARYETGNQNNNGYTNKYYNNGYKLAGESYEAGNQNTENGYNNNGNTNNYNNEGYTNKYYNNGYKLAGESQEAGNQNSENGYSNNGNTNNYNNKGYTNKYYNNGYKLAGESYEAGNQNSDNGYTRYETERQGMSDTRFMEGGKYYYNAKNENYYPANKYESGKVSTQNQGSYGNDENPNEFNTMEEYKSQEGYEESQEESLP; translated from the exons ATGGCTTCTTCGGGTAAGCAtctatttttcttctgtttGCTAGTGACGTTTTCCTCTATCCAGGCTAGAGAGAGCATGTTCTTTAGCAAGTTCACGAGACACTATAGCATCACAAAAGAGAATGGTAAGAAAGGGCCCATCACCATTTTGGCAGTACCAATTCAAGCACCtacaccagcaccagcaccatcACCAGCATCGTTACTAGATGTTCCAGAACCAGCACCAGCACCGGTGTTCGGCGAGAGTGAAAAGGGCCATGGCCTTTTCGGTGAGGGCTCAGGAATGTTCCCTCCTAAGGAGActtcaaccaccaccaccacttatGCTGATGAAAATGAGCTTTTGAACGAAGAACTTGATGGTGTAACCTCTGACCAGAAGTATGAAAACAGCAACTACAACAACAATGGCTATACTAGCACTTACAACAATAATGGTTACGAGAGGAGCAACTacaacaacaagaacaacaacaatGGCTACAAACTTGGTAGTGCTAGATATGAGACAGGTAATCAAAACAACAACGGCTACACCAACAAGTACTACAATAATGGCTACAAACTAGCTGGTGAAAGCTATGAAGCAGGCAATCAAAATACTGAGAATGG CTACAACAACAATGGCAACACAAACAACTACAACAACGAAGGCTACACCAACAAGTACTACAATAATGGCTACAAACTAGCTGGTGAAAGCCAGGAAGCAGGCAATCAGAACAGTGAGAATGGTTACAGCAACAATGGCAACACAAACAACTACAACAACAAAGGCTACACCAACAAGTACTACAATAATGGCTACAAACTAGCTGGTGAAAGCTATGAAGCAGGCAATCAGAATAGTGACAATGGCTACACCCGCTATGAGACTGAGAGACAAGGGATGAGTGACACCAGATTTATGGAGGGTGGAAAGTACTATTACAACGCGAAGAATGAGAATTATTATCCTGCTAATAAGTACGAGTCAGGGAAGGTAAGCACTCAAAATCAAGGTTCTTATGGAAATGATGAGAACCCTAACGAATTCAACACCATGGAAGAGTATAAGAGCCAGGAGGGGTATGAGGAAAGCCAAGAGGAGTCTTTGCCTTGA
- the LOC7459967 gene encoding uncharacterized protein LOC7459967 isoform X4, whose product MASSGKHLFFFCLLVTFSSIQARESMFFSKFTRHYSITKENGKKGPITILAVPIQAPTPAPAPSPASLLDVPEPAPAPVFGESEKGHGLFGEGSGMFPPKETSTTTTTYADENELLNEELDGVTSDQKYENSNYNNNGYTSTYNNNGYERSNYNNKNNNNGYKLGSARYETGNQNNNGYTNKYYNNGYKLAGESYEAGNQNTENGYNNNGNTNNYNNNGYTNKYYNNGYKLAGESYEAGNQNSDNGYTRYETERQGMSDTRFMEGGKYYYNAKNENYYPANKYESGKVSTQNQGSYGNDENPNEFNTMEEYKSQEGYEESQEESLP is encoded by the exons ATGGCTTCTTCGGGTAAGCAtctatttttcttctgtttGCTAGTGACGTTTTCCTCTATCCAGGCTAGAGAGAGCATGTTCTTTAGCAAGTTCACGAGACACTATAGCATCACAAAAGAGAATGGTAAGAAAGGGCCCATCACCATTTTGGCAGTACCAATTCAAGCACCtacaccagcaccagcaccatcACCAGCATCGTTACTAGATGTTCCAGAACCAGCACCAGCACCGGTGTTCGGCGAGAGTGAAAAGGGCCATGGCCTTTTCGGTGAGGGCTCAGGAATGTTCCCTCCTAAGGAGActtcaaccaccaccaccacttatGCTGATGAAAATGAGCTTTTGAACGAAGAACTTGATGGTGTAACCTCTGACCAGAAGTATGAAAACAGCAACTACAACAACAATGGCTATACTAGCACTTACAACAATAATGGTTACGAGAGGAGCAACTacaacaacaagaacaacaacaatGGCTACAAACTTGGTAGTGCTAGATATGAGACAGGTAATCAAAACAACAACGGCTACACCAACAAGTACTACAATAATGGCTACAAACTAGCTGGTGAAAGCTATGAAGCAGGCAATCAAAATACTGAGAATGGCTACAACAACAATGGCAACACAAACAACTACAACAACAATG GCTACACCAACAAGTACTACAATAATGGCTACAAACTAGCTGGTGAAAGCTATGAAGCAGGCAATCAGAATAGTGACAATGGCTACACCCGCTATGAGACTGAGAGACAAGGGATGAGTGACACCAGATTTATGGAGGGTGGAAAGTACTATTACAACGCGAAGAATGAGAATTATTATCCTGCTAATAAGTACGAGTCAGGGAAGGTAAGCACTCAAAATCAAGGTTCTTATGGAAATGATGAGAACCCTAACGAATTCAACACCATGGAAGAGTATAAGAGCCAGGAGGGGTATGAGGAAAGCCAAGAGGAGTCTTTGCCTTGA
- the LOC7459967 gene encoding protein E6 isoform X2: MASSGKHLFFFCLLVTFSSIQARESMFFSKFTRHYSITKENGKKGPITILAVPIQAPTPAPAPSPASLLDVPEPAPAPVFGESEKGHGLFGEGSGMFPPKETSTTTTTYADENELLNEELDGVTSDQKYENSNYNNNGYTSTYNNNGYERSNYNNKNNNNGYKLGSARYETGNQNNNGYTNKYYNNGYKLAGESYEAGNQNTENGYNNNGNTNNYNNNGYTNKYYNNGYKLAGESQEAGNQNSENGYSNNGNTNNYNNKGYTNKYYNNGYKLAGESYEAGNQNSDNGYTRYETERQGMSDTRFMEGGKYYYNAKNENYYPANKYESGKVSTQNQGSYGNDENPNEFNTMEEYKSQEGYEESQEESLP; encoded by the exons ATGGCTTCTTCGGGTAAGCAtctatttttcttctgtttGCTAGTGACGTTTTCCTCTATCCAGGCTAGAGAGAGCATGTTCTTTAGCAAGTTCACGAGACACTATAGCATCACAAAAGAGAATGGTAAGAAAGGGCCCATCACCATTTTGGCAGTACCAATTCAAGCACCtacaccagcaccagcaccatcACCAGCATCGTTACTAGATGTTCCAGAACCAGCACCAGCACCGGTGTTCGGCGAGAGTGAAAAGGGCCATGGCCTTTTCGGTGAGGGCTCAGGAATGTTCCCTCCTAAGGAGActtcaaccaccaccaccacttatGCTGATGAAAATGAGCTTTTGAACGAAGAACTTGATGGTGTAACCTCTGACCAGAAGTATGAAAACAGCAACTACAACAACAATGGCTATACTAGCACTTACAACAATAATGGTTACGAGAGGAGCAACTacaacaacaagaacaacaacaatGGCTACAAACTTGGTAGTGCTAGATATGAGACAGGTAATCAAAACAACAACGGCTACACCAACAAGTACTACAATAATGGCTACAAACTAGCTGGTGAAAGCTATGAAGCAGGCAATCAAAATACTGAGAATGGCTACAACAACAATGGCAACACAAACAACTACAACAACAATG GCTACACCAACAAGTACTACAATAATGGCTACAAACTAGCTGGTGAAAGCCAGGAAGCAGGCAATCAGAACAGTGAGAATGGTTACAGCAACAATGGCAACACAAACAACTACAACAACAAAGGCTACACCAACAAGTACTACAATAATGGCTACAAACTAGCTGGTGAAAGCTATGAAGCAGGCAATCAGAATAGTGACAATGGCTACACCCGCTATGAGACTGAGAGACAAGGGATGAGTGACACCAGATTTATGGAGGGTGGAAAGTACTATTACAACGCGAAGAATGAGAATTATTATCCTGCTAATAAGTACGAGTCAGGGAAGGTAAGCACTCAAAATCAAGGTTCTTATGGAAATGATGAGAACCCTAACGAATTCAACACCATGGAAGAGTATAAGAGCCAGGAGGGGTATGAGGAAAGCCAAGAGGAGTCTTTGCCTTGA